Below is a genomic region from Candidatus Cloacimonadota bacterium.
GAATCATTTTCCCAAGCGAATAAGTTCAGAGTTCCTTCATAATCTCCGTGAATTGAAACATAAGCCGAATCTCCATTTATCTGAATATCAATTAGATATTCAGGATTTGGTTTCAATTCTCGATACCAGAAAAATGTGTTGATCTCGGTTCTATCGCCGTTTTTGACTCCGGTAGTGTCTTCTTCTCCATAATGATTTTGGGTAGTAAAGTATGGATCATTTTCTTCGAGAAGCATATTGATCGCTTCTTCATCCGTTTGAGGATCGTTATTTGCTTCCGTTGTTTTATCACATCCCCAAAGTAATAAGAACAACAGCATCGCCAAAATTGAAAATTTTAAAATCTTTTTCATCATACCTCCTTAAAAAAAGAATCTATCCTCCAAGACACAGAAACACAAAATTTCCTGCAAAAAAATTAGCAAGAAAAATATTCAAGATGAAAAATTTTAAAATATCCTTTAAAAAACTTGCAAAAAAAAACATCAAATCGAATTTGACCAAAAAAAATAAACGGAGGAAAAAATGGCAAGAGTTCACAATTTTAATGCAGGTCCGGCTGTTTTACCGGAAGAAGTTTTATTGGAAGTTCAGGAAGAACTTTTAGATTATCAAGGCAAAGGACTTTCCGTAATGGAAATGAGCCATCGCTCAAAAGAATATGGAGAAATAATTAATAATGCAGTCGAAACAATGAAAAGGATCATGAATCTGGGGGACAAATACGAAGTTCTCTATTTACACGGTGGAGCAAGCACTCAATTTTATATGATTCCCCTGAATTTCTGTCCGGAAGGAAAAATTACAAACTATGTCGACACCGGAGCCTGGTCAACAAAAGCTCTTAAAGAAGCAAAAAAGATCGGGAAGAAGATGCATGTTGCTGCCAGTTCTGAGGATAAAAGTTATACTTATATCCCGAAAAAGTTTGATGTTTCGGAAAATCCTGCTTATCTTCATATTACGACTAATAATACGATAAGGGGAACTGAATTTAAAATCGATCCTGATATTCCGGCAGAGATTCCTTTGATTGCTGATATGTCATCCAATTTTTTGAGTAAACCGTTGGATTTTCATAAATATTCGATGATCTACGGTGGAGCTCAAAAAAATATCGGTCCGGCAGGAGTTGCTTTTGTCATCATCAGGAAAGATATGATCGAAAAAATTAATCCGAATCTTCCTTCCATGATGGATTACAAAACTCATATTGATAAAGGCTCGATGTTCAATACTCCGCCTGCTTTTGCAATTTATGTAGTTGGGAAAGTCCTCAATTGGATTGAGAAAAACGGTGGTTTGGAAGCTCGTGAAAAATACAATATCGAAAAAGCAAATTATCTCTATAATATCTTAGATAATTCTGATTTTTATCAAGGAACAGTTGTCAAAGAAGATCGTTCTTTGATGAACATTCCTTTCAGGTTACCGACCGAAGATTTGGAAAAGAAATTCATTGCTGAAGCAGCAGAAAATGGAATGATCGGACTCAAAGGTCATAGAAGTGTAGGAGGTTGTCGAGCTTCGCTTTATAATTCATTACCTATGAAAGCTGCTCAGGATCTTGCTCAATTTATGCTGGATTTTGAAAAGAAGAATCAATAAAGATTTATGGATGAGAAACTTGCCAAATTTTTGAAATTTGGCAAGTTTTATTCATTTGATAAAAAATGGAGATAACTGGAATCTCACATCCTGCCACCAGACTGGCTTTCTTCACTGCATTTGCAATTACAATTTATGTTGTCGAGAATTTCATCCCAAAACCTTTACCTTTTATGAAATTCGGTCTGGCAAATATTGTGATCTTGATTTTACTTTTTGTTTATAATTTCAAGAATGCCTTTATCGTAGCCGTCAGTAAAACTCTGATCGGAGGTTTTTTCTCCGGAACTTTATTGAGTCCTACAACCATACTATCTTTATCCGGAAGTATCTGTTCGCTATTGGTGATGTTTTTATTTCTCAAAACAAAAATAAATTTCAGTATCATCGGGATCAGTATTTTGGGTGCAGTTTTTCATAATTTAGCTCAAATTTCAATTGTCAGATTTTTATTGATAAAAGAAGATTCAATTTTTTATTTAGCACCAATTTTAATTTTGATGGGAATCATAACCGGGATTATTACCGGATTTTTAGCTCATTTATTTATTAACAGGATCGAGTTTTTAGGGAAAATATGAAAAAAAAAGTTTTAAAGATTTTGTTCATTCTCGTTATTTTGATTTTGTTTTTTGCCGGGATTGGATTTGGCTTATTTCATTATTACAGCAATGAACTACCACCACTTTCCGAACTTCAACATTATGATCTGAAAATCGGTTCTGAAGTTTTCGACAGACATGATAATTTGATCCATACTTTTTCTTTTGAACGCAGACAACTAACAAATCTCAATGAATTGCCGGATTTTCTGAAAAAAGGAATGATTGCAGTTGAGGATAAGAATTTTTACAATCATTGGGGAATGGATTTAATTGGTTTTCTCCGGGCTATATTGATCGATATTTCTAAAGGAAGTTTTTCACAGGGTGCAAGTACGATCACTCAGCAACTCGCTCGGAATATGTTCTTAACACTGGATAAACAGATTCCCCGCAAGATCAAAGAATTGCTGCTTGCTATTCGGATAGAAAGACATTATTCAAAGGAAGAGATTTTAGAATTATATCTGAATAAATCTCCTTTTGGTCCTGGATTGTATGGAATCGAAGTTGCATCTGCAAAATATTTCAATAAGAAAGCTAAGGATTTGAACATTCCCGAAGCTGCTTTGATCATTGGTATGCCGCAACTGCCGAGTGCGTATTATCCTTTTCGTTATCCGGAAAGAGCTTTAAAACGAAGAAACATTGTTCTAAAAAGAATGCTTGAGGAAAATGTTATCACCCAGCAGGAATATGAGGAAGCTAAAAATTCGGAAATAATTCTTCATCAGCAGAAAAGCAGGAGTGGAACAGACGATTATTATATCGAATATATCAGACAGATTCTGGAAAAAAAATATGGAACAACGAAACTTTTTACCGGTGGACTGAAAATCTATACAACTCTT
It encodes:
- the serC gene encoding 3-phosphoserine/phosphohydroxythreonine transaminase — encoded protein: MARVHNFNAGPAVLPEEVLLEVQEELLDYQGKGLSVMEMSHRSKEYGEIINNAVETMKRIMNLGDKYEVLYLHGGASTQFYMIPLNFCPEGKITNYVDTGAWSTKALKEAKKIGKKMHVAASSEDKSYTYIPKKFDVSENPAYLHITTNNTIRGTEFKIDPDIPAEIPLIADMSSNFLSKPLDFHKYSMIYGGAQKNIGPAGVAFVIIRKDMIEKINPNLPSMMDYKTHIDKGSMFNTPPAFAIYVVGKVLNWIEKNGGLEAREKYNIEKANYLYNILDNSDFYQGTVVKEDRSLMNIPFRLPTEDLEKKFIAEAAENGMIGLKGHRSVGGCRASLYNSLPMKAAQDLAQFMLDFEKKNQ
- a CDS encoding Gx transporter family protein, whose product is MEITGISHPATRLAFFTAFAITIYVVENFIPKPLPFMKFGLANIVILILLFVYNFKNAFIVAVSKTLIGGFFSGTLLSPTTILSLSGSICSLLVMFLFLKTKINFSIIGISILGAVFHNLAQISIVRFLLIKEDSIFYLAPILILMGIITGIITGFLAHLFINRIEFLGKI